In Cryptomeria japonica chromosome 10, Sugi_1.0, whole genome shotgun sequence, a genomic segment contains:
- the LOC131073352 gene encoding mavicyanin-like — translation MAPSASTYCLIFMVMGFTFMNMSGCSAEQHVVGDDRGWDPTSDFKGWASRKIFHVGDNLWFAYASFEQSVLELKSREDFENCDASNPIKLYDGGLDAVPLIEMGGRYFTIGIIEDCQHGMKVHINVLSDGLDNCQSDNFDVVLDGLDNVAKDLGLDLLSDGMEHYIVASTSDDSMEEGAIKEIISKGPTSS, via the exons atgGCTCCAAGTGCATCTACTTATTGCTTGATCTTCATGGTGATGGGATTCACTTTCATGAATATGAGTGGGTGTTCAGCAGAACAACATGTGGTGGGGGACGATAGAGGATGGGATCCTACCTCAGATTTCAAAGGATGGGCTTCTCGCAAGATCTTCCATGTTGGAGATAATCTCT GGTTTGCTTATGCTTCCTTTGAACAAAGCGTATTGGAGCTGAAGAGCCGAGAAGACTTTGAGAATTGTGATGCGAGCAATCCAATCAAGCTATATGATGGAGGGCTTGATGCAGTCCCACTCATTGAAATGGGTGGCAGATATTTTACCATTGGAATTATAGAAGACTGTCAACATGGAATGAAAGTGCACATTAATGTTTTATCTGATGGACTCGACAATTGCCAATCTGACAATTTCGATGTAGTTTTAGATGGACTTGACAATGTGGCCAAAGATTTGGGTTTAGATTTATTATCAGATGGAATGGAGCATTATATTGTTGCTTCTACTAGTGATGATTCAATGGAGGAGGGGGCAATAAAGGAGATAATTTCTAAAGGGCCCACATCATCATGA